Proteins encoded within one genomic window of Desulfobulbaceae bacterium:
- the rpmG gene encoding 50S ribosomal protein L33: MRDIIILGCTECKQRNYNTTKNKRSTPQKLEMKKYCRFCRLHTVHKETK; this comes from the coding sequence ATGCGAGACATAATTATTTTAGGTTGTACCGAGTGTAAACAGAGAAATTATAATACGACAAAGAATAAAAGATCGACTCCTCAGAAGCTTGAGATGAAAAAGTATTGCCGTTTTTGTCGTTTACATACTGTTCATAAAGAAACGAAATAA
- the tuf gene encoding elongation factor Tu (EF-Tu; promotes GTP-dependent binding of aminoacyl-tRNA to the A-site of ribosomes during protein biosynthesis; when the tRNA anticodon matches the mRNA codon, GTP hydrolysis results; the inactive EF-Tu-GDP leaves the ribosome and release of GDP is promoted by elongation factor Ts; many prokaryotes have two copies of the gene encoding EF-Tu), giving the protein PEGVEMVMPGDNVSIEGVLITPIAMQEGLRFAIREGGRTVGAGVINTIVE; this is encoded by the coding sequence TGCCAGAGGGCGTTGAGATGGTAATGCCAGGAGACAATGTGTCAATTGAGGGAGTACTGATAACTCCGATAGCGATGCAAGAGGGTTTACGGTTTGCGATCCGCGAGGGTGGTAGAACTGTTGGTGCCGGCGTTATTAACACGATTGTCGAGTAG
- the secE gene encoding preprotein translocase subunit SecE, which yields MASNSKSKNKNEQEPQAMNKYSLENIKNFSTEVKVEFDKIAWPDKKHTMGSTLVVVVLVMMVSFYLGAVDLVLGKIIGTVLK from the coding sequence ATGGCGAGCAACAGCAAGTCAAAAAACAAAAACGAGCAAGAACCGCAGGCAATGAACAAATATAGCCTCGAGAACATTAAAAATTTTTCTACAGAGGTTAAAGTTGAGTTTGATAAGATTGCCTGGCCAGACAAGAAACATACGATGGGCTCAACGCTCGTGGTCGTGGTTCTGGTAATGATGGTATCATTCTATCTCGGGGCAGTTGATCTGGTTCTTGGAAAAATAATTGGAACTGTACTTAAATAA